The sequence below is a genomic window from Phycodurus eques isolate BA_2022a chromosome 6, UOR_Pequ_1.1, whole genome shotgun sequence.
aaaaaaaaagcagagggagtatttccaACGCAAAACAATAGCCCCACCACATTACATAATTGCCAATTTAATAacttttgtttacttttgaaCTGAAGTCAAGGAGAAATTGTGACTAGCTTTcaagggccacataaaattacatGGTGGAAATTCATACATGACTTGTCCATTAGTTAATTATACTGTTGCGTGGATTAATGGCACAGGCGTGATCTTTTGAGGGTGATTGTTTACCAAAACATTATGAAATggtgtatattatttttatagcCCTTAATTAACAGTCTCATGACACTTGAAGGATGTTCAGCCAACGTTTAATAACTCAGAAAGCATTGCAGCTTCATGAAGCCTTCCTTTCATATGGAATGTTAAAGTCACTGTAGTTATGTAAAGTGTTCTTCAAATTGGAATGGATAAAAAGCGCCAGGTTTTCAAAAGTAAACTACAAGAAAATGTTTCTCTCCCCCCCTAGTCAAAACGTAATACTCAGATAACCATTCACGTAGCTGTCGTATGATGTGTTCAGTAATCACAGTTATGTTCACCAGATGATATCGATTATTCGCTCATGTGTTGTTTTGGTCTCCCCAAAGGTTTCGTCGGTGGTTTTGGCTTCTTGTCATGAATCATCCTATGCGCTCGATAACCTTGGAAATAATAAAAGGACTTCCCGCATACGTCGCACATGTACGGTTTCTCTCCCGTGTGAACCCTCAGGTGCACTTTGAGGGTGTCCGCCCGGGGATAACTTTTCCCACAGATGGCGCACAGGTGAGGCCGCTCTCCGCTGTGAATCTTGAGGTGCTCTTTGAGATTAGAGGCCTGAAAGAAGGCCTTGCCACACTGCTTGCAGTGGTAATTCTTTTTACCGCGGTGCATCAACTTGTGCTGCTTGAGGCTACAAGATGTGACGAAAGTCTTGCCGCATTCGGCGCAGGCGAACGGCGAGTATTTGGTGTGAACGCGGCTGTGGATATCCAAGTAGTCTTTGGTTCTGAAAGACTTGTCGCAGTGGGGACAAGCGTAAGGCTTCTTGTGACTGTCTCGGTGTTCCGCCAGTTGATCTTTCAGAGGGAAGTCCATTCCACACTCTCCGCACACGTGAACTGTCACTGATGATTTTTCAGTAGGACTCTTATCCTTCACTAACTTCCAGTTTGACTCTCCTAAAagcaaaagcaagacaattgtTTTATCACACGTGTCCACTCCGTCTGTCCCCTAAAAGCCTTTTccgtccagctgcattttcaataaacatcagaataattttaaaaatgtaaaataagcagagggcgTATTTCCAAACTCCCCTGTTGTACAGCAAAAAGgtatacagatccaccattcagCTGAACCTTTTATAAAGTATATGTAAACTTTGGGTTTCAACTGAATGTAAGAAGTATTTTCTTCACTTCTTACCTTTGTGAACCTTCATGTGCGTTTTGAGGTTTCCACTCTGCGTGAATCCTCTTCCGCATATGAAGCACTTGAAAGGTCTTTTCCCTGCGTGGATGACAAGATGGCGCCTCAGGGCACAATTTCTTGAGAATAATCTCCCACAGGTCGGACAGTTGAAGATCTTCTTGGGTCGGCACCTCTGCTGGTTTGACTCCATGTCCAACGGATTCTGAATGTGCTCATCGCCAGGTTTTGACTTTGTTTCCTCTATggaataaaatacacaaacacaataagatacaaaaattattattttttaaaaaacacagtaggtaaaaaaaaaaaaaaaaactgacaaaaacctatggacaaaaaataatatgcaaatattaggaaaaaatacaaatgtcacAACAAGACAAAATGCGGAAGAATGTTCAAAAATAGTATGAATTagacaaaattaaaaagattacaaatataaattgaaacaatttttaaaaaaataaactacaaacattacaacaaaattagaaaatgcacaagtagaaaaaaaatgttttaattaaaatatgacaaaaatggttaaataataaacaaccataaaacattcaaatgaaaaacttGAACCAAAATTATAATCCTACATACATAGTCCTTATGAAATTCAGACATACTGCAATTTTCTGAAAGTTTAGTTGTCATGGtagattttgtattatttgttttcatctgaACTACTTCAGCTCTTCCAAGAGACTGTTGTGGCAAATTTTCAGTCTTACCAGAAGCTAATGTGTCTCCAGATTTTGATGACTTTGGAGTGTCAAATGAGAGAGTCTCTTCCTTGGGGTTCAGTGAGGGATGTCGCTTGGAAGATTTTTGAAGCTTCTTGTGATCCCTGAAATGccacaaaacattttacaacacGAGTCTTTGACTATCCTCAAGCAGGTACAAGCCACTTAATACATCATTAAGAGTTCAAGGTGAGGCACTGTTGACTGAGGACAGaactagggctgggcgatatgaccTAAATTTCATATCACGGTATGAATCCCTTCATGGTAATGTTATATATTGATAGAAACTTTAGTGTAAAACTTAGAACGTAAGTATTTTTGAATGGGTTGTATTTGTAATTCATTTGCCAAGCTAAATGGTAGAAAAACTTTTGAAATTATTGATCTgggtaatttgtattttttttatatggcaaagacctggcatttgaacagggggtgtgtagacttaatACCTACTCTGCATAGATGTCTATCTGAaagcagagcaaaaaaaaaaaaattaatacatacCAAACACAATCACCTGGTATGTAGTCTGGATCGCTGTCCTGCTCCTCTGTGATGTCATTAGAAGGAGACATATCATCAGAGTCTTCGTCAAAAGAGTCTTCTTCGGCGCACTCGTGGGTTTTTAAAAAGTCTTCGTTTTGTGACGTCTTGCCACATTCCAGACAAGCGTAAGGCTCCTTGTGACCGTTGTCGCGTTCCACCGGTCTATCCTTGAGGGGATCACATGCATGACCCGTCACTGGTGACTCCTTCACGGCGCTTATCCCCTCAGCTGTCGTCCGATTTGACTGTCCTGGGGCAAAGAAACATTCATTGTTTTAACTCGCATCCCTGGAAGGCACAGATTTGACAGAAACCTCTCCACAAACGTCAAATACATTATGACGACAAAGTTATCGATTAgatatgatgtattttatgtcAGGCACCCTGAGGAGTTTGTTCGCATCagttattcattttctttttacatcaaAGCCTGTCTTGAGTTTGCCGGGAAGAGATCAGACAGAAATAGCCCAGGCAATGAGTCATTCCCTATTGTTCGATGCTGAACTGTGTGTATTTTATGTCAGTCACCTTGTTGGGCAGGCAATTGACATTGTGAGAAATGTACAGTAAAGTTCATATAAAGTACAAAGTTAATAGAATAAAAATTCATAGAGAAGTTCAAAGGATTTAATCCACAAATAAATAccctaatttaatttttttcacgggccacattccCTCATAGGGCCGTtatgacagtgaaaccatataagttattgtctcatataatgacatatacacaacaaattgatggataactacttttaaaatcagaagccaataaaaaaaaattttcaactattgtcacatttattttaaaagggggattggtaacataaAATTATTGTAATATCGCAAACATTATAGAAGACAGTAATGTTGgcattttcacaagaaacattttcacaagaaacatgaagttgacACATGATTTACTTTCGCGGGCCACAGAAAATTAtgttgcgggccggatctggccccccgggccaccagtttgacacctgtgctgtagTACAATCCAAGGAAATGACACgggctgtaaaaaaaattcattttagtctatgctgtgggcCACTAAGTAAATGGATGGCCATAGTTTGAACACcattaaaccatgcaaacatttttgaccctgtcccctaaaagaatcgaAATTCGTTCGGAAACTGAATGGAAAGGATAAACCAGAATcgttcaaattcaaacgatgcccaaccctacttacGGGTGGGCAATTCCAAATCGTCGTCAGGTCCACATTGCTCCTGTTTTTCCCCCCGAAGATGCTCATCAATGCTGTGTTCATCCTTGGGTTCTGACTTTATGGCTTCCTCTGCACGATGATGCacaaaaagatgtttttgaaCGGTGACGTCATCGTGTTTACACTCGACAAAATGACGCCAGGATACGTTCTAACCTCTGAGGTCAAACAAGATGTCGATAACTCAGAAACGTACTTAACCCATGACGGACAATAATCTGACAATTTGCTGTACAGAATCAAATATCAAAATGAGGAACCAGAATCGTGccaattcaaacgatgcccaaccttACTTACGGGTGGGAAATTCCAAGTTGTCATCAGGTCCGCACGGCTCCTGGTTTTGTTTCGGAAACTGTTCATCAATGCTCTGTTCATCCTTGGGTTCTGACTTTATGGCTTCTTctgaacacacaaaaagatGTGCTTGAAGGGTGATGTCATCATCGTTACACTCGATAAAATGACCCCAGGATACATTCTTAACTTGTACAGTGGTTAAACTTAGTTAAACAAGACGTCAACAACTCAAAAATGGACTTAACCCACGACGGACAATCTGACAATCCTCTAtatggaaccggaatcgaaatgaggaaccacAATCGTGCCCAACCCCACTTACGGGTGGGAAATTTGAAGTTGCCGCCAGGTCCGCACGCCTCCTGGTTTTGTTCCGGAAGCTGCTCATCAATGCCGTGTTCATCCTTGGGTTCTAGCTTTATGGCTTCCTCTGAACgaagacacacaaaaagatgTCTTTGAAGGGTGACGTCATCACAGTTACGCTTCACAAAATGGCTCCAGGATGCATTGTTAACATGTACAGTGGAATCTCTAAAGGGCAAACACAAGCTGTCAAAAAACATATAAATTTACTTAACCCATGAAAGACAATAATCTGAcaatccgctatatgcggaacatcacatgaccaaacccggaaaacgggATAGCTGACTTTCTGTGTAAGCTACGCTAACAATCATGACCACGGTTTGATGATATGACAGTTTTGAGCTCAAACAGTTTTGAGCTGAACTCGCAAAACTGTAGTTTTCTTTATTGCTGgttgtcttcagacaaaagtaaaataaatgtatataatttatttatacaaatatgtaaacacgaacgaaaccaaaacattttaaaattgtaatctttggtggctctgtgatgactgtgtttttagaaaaatacattgtagaCATGTAAAGTTCCCACAGTTGCTTTGAGCCGGTCTTTTTCATTAAAAGCACTTCGATCCATTTTGCCGAATACAAAAGTAGGCTGCGCATATACCAGATTCTTTGTCAGCAACAATGAGGCTGAGCCAaactacttcctgttttcaCTCTTCTTCTTTCGGCTAGTTTACAGTGTCAAACAAAATAGTACATCGCCATCTAGTGGTCGACAGTGATATTACACCCAAAATACACagtagaacaaaaaaaagaggaaaaactgTACGAAAACAAATCTGATGTGTGAACTGCAATATAGGAGGGACTACTGTACATTTTTCCTGGAAAATATACGATGAATCGCtgaaatatgatttgattttatctaaaaaaaaagaatagtatTTTTTCGAAACAAATTTGTAtatctaaaaaaattaaacatttgaatCTTGAAAATACTCAACTGCAATCTCGAAAATATACCTCTCTTTTAATAATGCTCttatttttcctaaaaaaaaaaaacaacaacatcaacatctctctctctcaaaaatATAACTATTGAAAATTTACAACGTAAAATAAAATTCCCCGAAAATAAACTAAGCCTAAGAACTATGTaatactgaattgtggagattCGGGGACTGGAGATGAAGCAttcaactgtttttcaccatttcagttttaatgatttttttcggACGTGGCTAAATCGGCACCCAGTGACCCATTTGAGCATCTGGCATGAGTCCCCTCCCCCACCGCCCGTCCGCTGGCCAAGAGGAGCCTCAGAAGCTTGTTAGCTCACAAGCTAAAAGGTGGCTAGCGCCTCTCGTCAGTGGAAATGCCCATCGCATTTGAGAGCAGAGACAAgtgcttgatttttcatgagTTTAAAGCCTCCTTTTATATACTTGCggatttgtaaaatgtgttttctatGATGAGTCAAGTTTAGAAGACGTATCTTCACATTAGAGGGACTTTAGTCTCATAGTACATTTTTCCCTTTTCCCCTGTGGCCATAATACTCCTTTGCACACTGAAATGAAGTCTTGTGACGGTAGTGCAAACTGTGACTTAAAAGGCATAGTTTCCCcgaacattttattcaaacaaaCTGTGTACAACTTCCTGTCTTCATCTTACCGGATTGGTTACTATGGTCAGTTACAGTATTTCTCTGAGGAATTCCCCAGGAATCTGACATAATTCTTTATACATTTTGTTCCTTGGAATCAAAAATAATTTCTACATGAAATTGTAATTCTTTCGACCTACAGTTTTCAGAACAGCGCATTAATAGCTTTGTTAGCCGTGTAGTCATACCTGAAAGAGGCTTGGGTAGTGCAGAGTCTGCGGACGCTGCTAATGGCTCGGCAGCGTCGGCTGGGAGACACCCCAAAATGGACAACTGGAGTTCACAAACGTAGCCATTTGACTCATTTTTAATGGTCGGCAAGGGACATTCCTCAGACGTTTTCGTCGTGACCTTCTGATACCTAAAACCCCACCAAAACATATTTGATGAAgaacagaactttttttttttttttgcatcctgcATCCACTGAAGTAGCTGGGAACACTCATTTAAAATGCAACTAACTAGGAAAATGACTCTCTCTTGCGTTTGAATATTAATGTCAAAAGGACACATTGAATTAACTTCAGATTTCTGTGATTGTCCGACCATACTGAGTATGCTCGCCAACCACCACAACAAGGCAATGTGTACAAATGTCATTTGATGAaacttatttattattgttagaGGTGGAACGACATGACATAATTAAACGACACCTGATAGATTATAAAACGAATCGGTAACTATTTTGAGAATGGATTACTAATTGAAAGTCATTGGTTGTAATGGTATTGTCCACATCCTTTAACTTTAGCCTCTTAACaaatattcagatttttgtagtcctccatgaaagcacaCTTAGTATcgtttgtgtttaatcaaaataacacctgcttttactttggaaaacaacgatcaacatttttgcttattttctgacatgttatggaccaaaccagtaactgaatgaCAATCAAtttaggggtggggggggtggggggggggggtaatagtCCGTTTTAATCTATTCCAAAAATAagattaaattatttatttgtagccATAGTatgaataatatataattgacCTAACATGTaattgaacctgaagcagcatCAAGAGTCAATATCGAACTCGTAGCTGTAAACATATCCATCGATCTGTGTTATATAAATGTGCTGAGTAATGATTTTGTTATTATCGCATTGATACTATATCCACATTCGGCATTGTATTACACTGTAGTACAGATAAAATTATACATCTACAGTTAAGGAGACTGGAATAAAGCAAACTTTATTAAATCACGTTGAAAATATAATACGCACAAGTGCAAATATATTTTGGTCTATTGTGATTAACAAGCAAGCACATTTAGTCTGCATAAGACCATGACATGTCACGTGTGGATATTTTACAAGTTGAACACAAGAGAGCTACTAATTCAAGATGTATGTTTGTCTTGAACTACCTACTCGTAaagagcaaaaaatatatatatactgcacCTTTGAGATTCAGAGCAATTGGTGGAAGTGGAAAGCGCTGGTGGTGGAGGTGGTTGGATGTGTCGTCTGCCGTCCTTTTTGGGGCTTGACGACATTGACTCCTGGGTGCACTTTTCATAACTGTATTGAAAATGATTAAAGCTGAAAATGTGTAAACACACTCAGCAGACAGATGGTTGTGAAAGTAgacatgctgaaaaaaaaaaaagcacgctTAGCGAATCACATGTGACTGTATGTtgtggtgttctttttttttttttatttgtttgttttcagtaaAGTGAACCAAACTGTGTTCAAGTTAGCGCTCCACGCTTTTGGTGTACGGTTCGTAAACACAACGTGGCCAATACCAGGCTGCTAACACCATTGCATATCCATGGTCATGCATTATGCTGCCGCGGTAGTGGAGATTATCCGGAGTATGGTAATAGCCGCCGGGCTAACCGATTTGCCTACGTAGCTGCCATGTTGGAAAGGTCGACATTTCCATCCACGGCAATGCATGACACTGAAAGCTAGAATCCGCGACTTCTGGCGCCCCCTAACGCTGAAATTCAGCACTATTAACAAAGCCTTCGTCGCTTCGATATGACGTTGACTAATGGTTAGCCATGGTGTGTCGTGACACAAACAACGTAGCGAACACCAGGCGGCTAACGTCATTTATAACACAATTTCCTACAACATTAACTACTAAGTCTGATACATGCAACAGCAACACATCCTATTCGAAATATCTTATAAATCAGGATACTTACTGATCCAACAGCCGCAAGGCGACATCCTTGTCTGCTCTCAGCCCAAGTTTTTTCTTCAGTGCTCTCCACCGAGCAAAAGCGACGCCGAGACAAACCCGTGTTTGTCTTAAACGTCGGtcactttctttctttgctAATAATCCTTCAGCCGAACGACGAGTAGGCTTTTTCTTTGTGGTAGGATCCACTTCTGCAACATGTCTCGGACGTTTTGGGGGGTTCTCCTCCGACATATTGTGTTCTCCCTTCTCTCAAGGCTCAGTCGATTTGGGCGCGGTCCATATTTGGGCATGCCAGTTCGTAGGTAAAATACGTAATTTATTTTACGTAATTTTAGAGCGTCACCAAGTGATCCAGCGCGGGAATGTATAGGATagtcagtctctctctctctatagcAAGATGTGTCCGAAATTGATAGGCGTAATCAGCATTTTCATGTCATCTACTcttgtagtggcttgggtgaaaataatttttctcttttttaaacaaacaaaaaatatatatttatggaTTATATCTGAAATAAAATTGTAACGTGtgcatttctcaaccgattttcataaGGATTACTGTTTGGTCACCGCCAATGCATATGTTATCAATACAGGACATTTGAAAAGAAGCAATATATCAGATTATCAACAGAGATTAGAATGCACCAATGATAACACTAACATCGATTTTGGCCAGTAACCAACTGAAAATGTTACACAATTTTATCGTGCCTTCAAACTTGGTTTATTGTTCAGCAGTTTTGTGCTAGCTTGTATGAGAATA
It includes:
- the LOC133403565 gene encoding zinc finger protein 260-like isoform X2 is translated as MSEENPPKRPRHVAEVDPTTKKKPTRRSAEGLLAKKESDRRLRQTRVCLGVAFARWRALKKKLGLRADKDVALRLLDHFNHFQYSYEKCTQESMSSSPKKDGRRHIQPPPPPALSTSTNCSESQRYQKVTTKTSEECPLPTIKNESNGYVCELQLSILGCLPADAAEPLAASADSALPKPLSEEAIKLEPKDEHGIDEQLPEQNQEACGPGGNFKFPTQAIKSEPKDEQSIDEQFPKQNQEPCGPDDNLEFPTQEAIKSEPKDEHSIDEHLRGEKQEQCGPDDDLELPTRQSNRTTAEGISAVKESPVTGHACDPLKDRPVERDNGHKEPYACLECGKTSQNEDFLKTHECAEEDSFDEDSDDMSPSNDITEEQDSDPDYIPGDCVWDHKKLQKSSKRHPSLNPKEETLSFDTPKSSKSGDTLASEETKSKPGDEHIQNPLDMESNQQRCRPKKIFNCPTCGRLFSRNCALRRHLVIHAGKRPFKCFICGRGFTQSGNLKTHMKVHKGESNWKLVKDKSPTEKSSVTVHVCGECGMDFPLKDQLAEHRDSHKKPYACPHCDKSFRTKDYLDIHSRVHTKYSPFACAECGKTFVTSCSLKQHKLMHRGKKNYHCKQCGKAFFQASNLKEHLKIHSGERPHLCAICGKSYPRADTLKVHLRVHTGEKPYMCDVCGKSFYYFQGYRAHRMIHDKKPKPPTKPLGRPKQHMSE
- the LOC133403565 gene encoding zinc finger protein 260-like isoform X1 produces the protein MSEENPPKRPRHVAEVDPTTKKKPTRRSAEGLLAKKESDRRLRQTRVCLGVAFARWRALKKKLGLRADKDVALRLLDHFNHFQYSYEKCTQESMSSSPKKDGRRHIQPPPPPALSTSTNCSESQRYQKVTTKTSEECPLPTIKNESNGYVCELQLSILGCLPADAAEPLAASADSALPKPLSEEAIKLEPKDEHGIDEQLPEQNQEACGPGGNFKFPTQEAIKSEPKDEQSIDEQFPKQNQEPCGPDDNLEFPTQEAIKSEPKDEHSIDEHLRGEKQEQCGPDDDLELPTRQSNRTTAEGISAVKESPVTGHACDPLKDRPVERDNGHKEPYACLECGKTSQNEDFLKTHECAEEDSFDEDSDDMSPSNDITEEQDSDPDYIPGDCVWDHKKLQKSSKRHPSLNPKEETLSFDTPKSSKSGDTLASEETKSKPGDEHIQNPLDMESNQQRCRPKKIFNCPTCGRLFSRNCALRRHLVIHAGKRPFKCFICGRGFTQSGNLKTHMKVHKGESNWKLVKDKSPTEKSSVTVHVCGECGMDFPLKDQLAEHRDSHKKPYACPHCDKSFRTKDYLDIHSRVHTKYSPFACAECGKTFVTSCSLKQHKLMHRGKKNYHCKQCGKAFFQASNLKEHLKIHSGERPHLCAICGKSYPRADTLKVHLRVHTGEKPYMCDVCGKSFYYFQGYRAHRMIHDKKPKPPTKPLGRPKQHMSE
- the LOC133403565 gene encoding zinc finger protein 260-like isoform X3, which produces MSEENPPKRPRHVAEVDPTTKKKPTRRSAEGLLAKKESDRRLRQTRVCLGVAFARWRALKKKLGLRADKDVALRLLDHYEKCTQESMSSSPKKDGRRHIQPPPPPALSTSTNCSESQRYQKVTTKTSEECPLPTIKNESNGYVCELQLSILGCLPADAAEPLAASADSALPKPLSEEAIKLEPKDEHGIDEQLPEQNQEACGPGGNFKFPTQEAIKSEPKDEQSIDEQFPKQNQEPCGPDDNLEFPTQEAIKSEPKDEHSIDEHLRGEKQEQCGPDDDLELPTRQSNRTTAEGISAVKESPVTGHACDPLKDRPVERDNGHKEPYACLECGKTSQNEDFLKTHECAEEDSFDEDSDDMSPSNDITEEQDSDPDYIPGDCVWDHKKLQKSSKRHPSLNPKEETLSFDTPKSSKSGDTLASEETKSKPGDEHIQNPLDMESNQQRCRPKKIFNCPTCGRLFSRNCALRRHLVIHAGKRPFKCFICGRGFTQSGNLKTHMKVHKGESNWKLVKDKSPTEKSSVTVHVCGECGMDFPLKDQLAEHRDSHKKPYACPHCDKSFRTKDYLDIHSRVHTKYSPFACAECGKTFVTSCSLKQHKLMHRGKKNYHCKQCGKAFFQASNLKEHLKIHSGERPHLCAICGKSYPRADTLKVHLRVHTGEKPYMCDVCGKSFYYFQGYRAHRMIHDKKPKPPTKPLGRPKQHMSE
- the LOC133403565 gene encoding zinc finger protein 260-like isoform X4, coding for MSSSPKKDGRRHIQPPPPPALSTSTNCSESQRYQKVTTKTSEECPLPTIKNESNGYVCELQLSILGCLPADAAEPLAASADSALPKPLSEEAIKLEPKDEHGIDEQLPEQNQEACGPGGNFKFPTQEAIKSEPKDEQSIDEQFPKQNQEPCGPDDNLEFPTQEAIKSEPKDEHSIDEHLRGEKQEQCGPDDDLELPTRQSNRTTAEGISAVKESPVTGHACDPLKDRPVERDNGHKEPYACLECGKTSQNEDFLKTHECAEEDSFDEDSDDMSPSNDITEEQDSDPDYIPGDCVWDHKKLQKSSKRHPSLNPKEETLSFDTPKSSKSGDTLASEETKSKPGDEHIQNPLDMESNQQRCRPKKIFNCPTCGRLFSRNCALRRHLVIHAGKRPFKCFICGRGFTQSGNLKTHMKVHKGESNWKLVKDKSPTEKSSVTVHVCGECGMDFPLKDQLAEHRDSHKKPYACPHCDKSFRTKDYLDIHSRVHTKYSPFACAECGKTFVTSCSLKQHKLMHRGKKNYHCKQCGKAFFQASNLKEHLKIHSGERPHLCAICGKSYPRADTLKVHLRVHTGEKPYMCDVCGKSFYYFQGYRAHRMIHDKKPKPPTKPLGRPKQHMSE